TTCGACAAGGCCATCACCGGCCAGCTGGTCAGCCGCGTCACCAACGACACCGAGGCGGTGAACCAGCTCTACCGCCAGGTGCTCTACGTGATGCTGGACTCCAGCATCGTCGTGCTCGGCTCGATGATCGCGATGGCCTGGCTGGACTGGCGGCTGATGCTGATCGTCGCGATGCTGGTGCCGGCGATGCTGATCATCATCACGCTCTACCAACGCCTCTCGGGCGCCGCGGTGGCGCGCTCGCGCCAGCTGCGCAGCGACATCAATGCGCAGATGTCCGAGAGCATGGCCGGCATGGCGGTGCTGCAGGCCGCCGGCGCCGCGCCGCGCTTCGCCGCCCATTTCACCGGCACCAACCAGCGCCAGCTGAAGGCGCGCATGGACGAGCTGCGCGCCAATGCCTGGCTGCTGCGCCCGGCGCTGGACCTCCTGAACGTGCTGCTGGTGGTGGGCTTGATCTACGGCTTCGGCCAGCGCCAGCTGAACCTGGAGACCGGCCTGGGCACGGCCGCGCTGGAGGTGGGCCTGCTGTACGCCTTCCTCGGCTATATCGCCCGCGTCGTCGAGCCGCTGATCCAGATCACCCTGCAGTTCGGCCAGTTGCAGCAGGCCATGGTGGCCGCCGCGCGCGTGCGCACCCTGCTGCAGGAGACGCAGGCCGTGCAGCCCGCCGCCGACGGCCCGCGCCCGCCGCTCGCCATCACCCAGGGCCGGATCGCGATCGACTCGCTCAGCTTCGGCTACGACCCGGCGCATCCGGTGCTGCACGACCTGAGCCTGGACTTCGCGGCCGGCAGCTTCGTCGGCATCGTCGGCCATACCGGCAGCGGCAAGTCCACCCTGCTGTCGCTGCTGCTGCGCTTTTATGCGCCGCAGGCCGGCCGCATCGAGATCGACGCGCAGCCGCTGGCGCAGATCCCGGACCAGGTCTTCCGCGACCGCGTCGGCCTGGTGCCGCAAGAGCCCTATCTGATGGCCGCCAGCGCTCGCGAGAACATCGCGATGGGCCGCCAGGACATCGCCGAGGCCGACCTGATCGCCGCCGCCAAGGCCGCGCGCATCCACGACTTCCTGGAGAACCTGCCGCAGGGCTACGACACCCTGCTGGGCGAGGGCGGCGCGCGCGTCTCGACCGGCCAGAAGCAGCTGATCGCGATGGCCCGCGCGCTGGCCGGCGCGCCGACCGTGCTGTTCCTGGACGAGGCCACCTCCAATATCGACAGCGCCACCGAGCGCGTGATCGGCGAGGCGCTGGAGGCGCTGCATGGCCGCGTCACCGTGGTCGCGATCGCGCACCGCCTCTCCACCATCCGCGCGGCCGACCAGATCGTCGTGCTGAATCATGGCCATTTGGCCGAGCGCGGCACGCATGAGCAGCTGATGGCGCATGAGGGCGGCATCTACCAGCGCCTGGTGGCGCTGCAGGCGCTGGACACCAGCGGGCCGCAATGAAGACCAGCAGCAAGCGCTGGCTGCTGGCCCTGGGCGCGGCCCTGGCCCTGGCCCTGCTCGGCGGCTGCGCCTCGCGCCCGGCGCTGGTGGCCCGCAACGCCCCGGCCTGCCCGCCGGGCACGCTGCCGACGCAGGCCCTGAGCCCGGCGCTGGTGAGCGGTACGCAGGTCCGCTGCACCGGCCCCGGCGCCGATG
This genomic stretch from Roseateles sp. DAIF2 harbors:
- a CDS encoding ABC transporter ATP-binding protein translates to MTNPDTDKQEKPWRSVGLLLESARGEKPELLRGLAWLVLAAGLEALGPIIGKFFIDHYLLPRQFDHSLGAMAGLLLALLLSGWAASWIRYGQLARMAGIARRSVLRLRERVYAHVLALPMAFFDKAITGQLVSRVTNDTEAVNQLYRQVLYVMLDSSIVVLGSMIAMAWLDWRLMLIVAMLVPAMLIIITLYQRLSGAAVARSRQLRSDINAQMSESMAGMAVLQAAGAAPRFAAHFTGTNQRQLKARMDELRANAWLLRPALDLLNVLLVVGLIYGFGQRQLNLETGLGTAALEVGLLYAFLGYIARVVEPLIQITLQFGQLQQAMVAAARVRTLLQETQAVQPAADGPRPPLAITQGRIAIDSLSFGYDPAHPVLHDLSLDFAAGSFVGIVGHTGSGKSTLLSLLLRFYAPQAGRIEIDAQPLAQIPDQVFRDRVGLVPQEPYLMAASARENIAMGRQDIAEADLIAAAKAARIHDFLENLPQGYDTLLGEGGARVSTGQKQLIAMARALAGAPTVLFLDEATSNIDSATERVIGEALEALHGRVTVVAIAHRLSTIRAADQIVVLNHGHLAERGTHEQLMAHEGGIYQRLVALQALDTSGPQ